Part of the Halorhabdus utahensis DSM 12940 genome, CTCCGAGAGTTCTTCCGGGTCGATGCGATGGGGTTCCGGGACGTCGAGGACGAGACCGTGTCGCAGCAGGGCGTCGACCTCCTCCTCGACGTCGTCTGATTCCTCGTCTTCCGGGATGTCCGTCGGCCCCAGGGTCTCCCGCTGGATGCCGAGTTTGAACTGCAGGCACCGTCGGAAGGCGTCCTGACTGCCCGTCCAGTCGTCGGGCGGGATCACGGACGGACACCGCGGGTGGAACTTACAGCCGGTCGGCGGGTCACGGGGGCTCGGCACCTCGCCCGTGACGTTCGCCCGGTCGCGTTCCGCGTCGGGATCGATCACCGGGACGGCGTCGAACAGCGCCTCCGTGTAGGGGTGTTTCGGGTCCGTGACGATGTCGTCCGTGTCGCCGATCTCGACGACGTCCCCCAGGTACATGATCGCCGTGCGGTCGCACATGTACCTGATCAGCGAGAGGTCGTGGCTGATGAACACGTACGTGAGGTCGTACTCCTCTCTGAGGTCCTGCATCAGGTTGAGGACACTCGCCCGGATCGAGACGTCCAGCATCGAGACCGGCTCGTCGGCCACGACGAAGTCAGGATCGACGACCAGCGCCCGCGCGATGGCGACGCGCTGGCGCTCGCCGCCCGAGAGTTCGTGGGGGAACGACCGGAGATACGGCTCGGCCGGTGCCAACCCGACGTCTTCGAGCACCTCGATGACGCGGTCGCGACGCTCGTAGTAGTCCTCGCCGATGTCGTTGATCTGCAGGGGCTCCGCGACGGCGTCCTCGACGGTCATCCGGGGGTTGAGACTCTCGAAGGGGTCCTGGAAGATCATCTGGACGCGCTGTCTGAACTCGCGTTGCTCCGCGGCGGAGAGGTCCGTGACGTCCATGCCGTCGAACTCGACATCTCCCTCGGTCGGATTCAGCAGTTTGACCAGCATCTTCCCCAGGGTGGTCTTCCCACAGCCCGATTCGCCGGCGATCCCGAGGACCTCGCCCTCCTCGACGGACAGCGAGACGCCGTCGACGGCACGGACCGGCTGTGGTTCCCGACCCAGGAGCGTATCGAGCAGGCCCTGGGAACTCCCGAACAGCTTCGAGACGTCCCGTACCTCCATCAAGGTTGAATCTATCGTTCCTGCCATGTCTCGTCCTCCGTCGCTCGGTTGCGTAGCTCCTCGATCTCGTCCACCCGGTGACAGGCCGACCGATGCCCGTCAGTGGTCGCCTGACTGAGTTCCCCTTGTTGGCTTTCGACGTCGAACATTGGCGGGTGGGACTTCTCACACGCGTCGACCGCGAACGGGCAGCGATCGATGAACCGACACTCGTCGGGCGGATCCACCAGCTGGGGTGGCGTCCCGGGGATCGAGAGCAACTGTTCGTTCTCGGCCGTGATCGTCGGGAAGGAGTTCTCCAGCCCCAGTGTGTAGGGGTTGGCGGCGTTCTCGAAGATGTCGTGGGTCGTCCCGCTCTCCATCAGCCGACCGCCGTACATCACGCCGATCCGGTCGCACGTCTCGGCCATGACGCTGATGTCGTGGCTGATGATCAGCATGGCCGCGTCGAACTCCTCTTGCATGTCCCGGATGGCGTCGAGCACCCGGTCCTGGATGATGACGTCGAGCGCCGTCGTCGGCTCGTCGGCGATCACCAGATCGGGGTCACAGGCCATCGCCATGGCGATGATCGCGCGCTGGCGCATCCCCCCGGAGAACTCGTGGGCGTAATCGTCGGCCCGTTCGGGTTCGACGCCGACGCTTTCGAGCAGTTGCATGGCCCGCTCCCGGGCCTCCTCGTCGGTGGTTTCCGGTTCGTGCAACTGGATGGCCTCCGTGATCTGGTCGCCGACCTTGTACACCGGGTTCAGCGCGTTCATCGCGCTCTGTGGGATCAGGGAGATGGTGTTCCAGCGGACCTGCCGGATCTCGGTCTCGTCGAGGGCGGCGAGGTTCATCTTCCCGTCCTGACGCACCGGGATCGAATCGTCGGCGATCGCCTCGTTGGTTGGCTCGCCTCCCTCGTCGGTCCATTTGGGCAACACCCAGTCGAGCCAGATCTCGCCGCTCTCGACGTAGCCGTTGCGGTCGAGCAACTGCAGGATGGACTTTCCGAGCGTCGTCTTGCCGCAGCCGGACTCGCCGACGAGGCCGAACGTTTCGCCGGGTTCGACGGTGAAGTTGACGTCCTCGACGGCGTGGACGGCCCCGTCGTCAGTGCTGTATCGTACCGAGAGATCGTTGAATTCCAGCAGTGTCATAGTCACTCACGTTGTGGGTTGGCGACGTCTTCCATCGAGAAGCCCATGAAGTAGAAGGCGGCCGCCACCAGCGCGATGGCGATCCCCGGCGGTAACAGCCACCACGGGGCGGAGAAAACCTCGTTTTGGGCCTGGATGTTCTGGAGCATCAGTCCCCACGACTGGGACGTGAAGTCGGCGAGACCGAGATACGCCAGCGACGCCTGGGTCAGGATCGCGTAGGCGGCGTCCTGGGCCAGGTAAACGAAAGTCAGCGGCAACACGTTCGGCAGGATGTGCCGGAAGACGATGCGAGCGTCGCTTGCCCCGGCCACCTTCGCGGACTCGACGTAGGAACGTTCCTTCAGGGACAGGGTCTCCCCGCGGATGACGATGGCGTTGTTCACCCACGACTTGATCACGATCGCGATGATGATGTTCGTCGTGTTGACTCCACGGATGGCCACCAGCAGGATCACCAGCGGCAGGAACGGGAGACTGTAGACGATGTCCGCGATGCGCTGGATGAGTTCGTCGATCCACGTGTTCCCGTAGAATCCGCTGATCAGTCCCAGCGGGACGCCGACCAGGCTCGAGAGGATCCCGGCGGCGAGGCCGATGTACAGGGCGTTCGAGGCCGAATAGACCATCAGCGTCGCGATCCCCTCGCCGAGATGGTTGGTCCCCAGCGGGGCGAAGAAGGGATCGCCGAACGCCGGCGGATGCGGGAGCGACCGCGTCTGTTCTAACGTCATTCGGCCGCCTTCCGTTCCGAGAAACGCCTTCCATTCCAGGCTATGTGGCGCGAACACGGACGGGAACAGCGCCCAGAGGCCGAAGACGACGAGGATCAGGAGTCCGACGATCCCCATCCGGTGTTGGCGATAGCGCTCCCAGCCCCGCTGGAACCGCTCGATGCGGGGGCGATAGCGACGGGCGAGCGATTCGAAACGCGACGGTTCGTCAGTGTCTGTCGCCATCTATTCGTTGCCTCCGAATTTGATCCGCGGGTCGAGATACGTGTACACGACGTCCTGCAACAGTCGCGCGATGATGATCAGGATTGCCAGGATGAAGAACACCGCCTGCACGACCGGGGTGTCCTGCTGTATCACTGCGGTGACGACCACGCTGCCCATCCCCGGCCAGTTGAAGACGTTCTCGATGATGATCGATCCGTCGAGAATGAACGCCAGGGCGACGATCGCCGATGTCGCCACCGGGATCAGGGCGTTTCTCGCGGCGTGTTTGACGATGACGGTCCGCTCGCTGAGGCCTTTGGCCTTCGCGAGGTAGACGTAGTCCGCGTCGGTCACGTTGTTCATCTGGGTTCGCATCACCAGCATCGACCCGACCCAGGTGATCGCGGCGACGGTGAACGCCGGCAACGCGAGGTGACGCAGGAAGTCGACGATGACGTTGACCGCTGTCAGGTCGAACTCCGGGAACTGCGTCACCATGTACTTGCCGGGCAGCAGGCCGAGTTGATAGTTGAAAACCCACATGAACAACCAGGCGACCCAGAACACCGGGATCGAGTAGATGAACAGGCTCCCCGAGAACAGCGACTGGTCCTTCATCGTCCCGCGCCACCAGCCGAGGTACATCCCCACGAGCGGGCCGACGACGTAGCCGACGATGTAGACCGATCCGAAGAGGATCAGCGTCCGGGGCAACCGCCGGGCGATCAGGTCCCAGACGGGCACGTTCCAGTTGATCGACCACCCGAAGTGTCCCATCTGGTAGTTGATCATGAACCGGGCGTACTGGACCCAGATCGGATCGTTCAGTCCCCACCTCGCCTCGAGTTGGGCGATCTGCTCGGCCGTCATTCCCGGGCTCCGCATCTGGCTGATAAAGCTGCCCGGCATCGACTTGACCAACAGGAACAGCAGTGTCATGATGACAAGCAGCGTCAGATACGACGCGACCAGTCGCTTACCGAGGTACCTGGCGCTTATCCGACTCATCGCCTCACCTCACACCTACCGACGCCGTGCCGTGTCATTGCAGGGCTCTGTCTTGCTACGATGTCGCGTTGTGATTAATGTGCCGAATCGGCTCGATTCTGTCGACGAAACGACCGAACGGGCTATTCGTTCTCGTAGATGTTCAGCATCTGGGTCGTCAGTGCCGGGCCGCCGACGCCGGGGATGTTCTCGATCGCGCCGGAAAACCGCTGGTGGAGCGGCCAGAACACTTTGCTGTACTGATAGACCATGTACGGCGAGTCGAGGTAGATCCGCTCGACCGCCTGGCGGACCAGCGCATTGCGCTCCTCGGGGTCGATCGTCCGGCGTGCTTGATCGATCAGGTCGTCGGCGCCCGCGTGGTCGAACAGCCCGTACCCGGTGTTGTTGTTGAGTTGGCGCTGGTCGTTTTCCTGCTCGGACCCTTCCTCGACGACCGAGTGATCGTCGGCGTTGTCGCTGTGGAAGAGATTGTAGAGCGAACTGACGCCAAGCGGCGACGTGTTCCCCCAGCCGAGGTGGGTGACGTCGAAGTCCTCCTGGGCGTACAGCCGCGGGAGGAGTGCGTTGAACCCGACGGTTTCCCGCTTGATCGGGATGCCGAGCTCCTGCATGTTCTTGACGTAGACCTGGTCCATCTCCGTCAGCTCGGGCACCAGCTCCGGTGGGTAACTGATGTACGTCAGCGGCTCCCCGCGGATCTCGGTGATCGTCTGGCCGTTGACGCGGATCTCCTGGTCGACGCCATCGACGTCCTGGAGGACCGAGGACGTCACCTCGCCGAAGGAGTAGTCGTGTCGCGGCGCGGACTGACTCGCCGTGACGCCGGTCAGGCTGCCGGGGTAATCCTTGCCGGCGAACGTCCCGCTCTCGCCGGTGACGAGCTGTCCCTCTGTGAGGAACGACCGGACGGTTTCGAGGTCCGGTTCCCCCTCGCCATCCCCGCGGAACTCGAAGGCGTTTGTCGCCGGGTCCTCGAGGATCTCGGCACCCGTCTCGGTCTCGGGACGGACGGCCTCGTAGGCGGGCGGCATGATGAAGTCACCTTCGAGGACGTAGTTCTGATTGAGTGTCCGCACCCACTGGATGTCGTCCCAGAGGAACTCCAGAGCCTGCCGGAAGGCCGCGTCGTCGAAGGGGGTCCGGCGAAGGTTGAACATGAAGAAACCGTAGCCGGTGTCGCCCCCGCGGACGAGTTGTCTGTCCTCCTCGCGGGCCTTCTGGATCTCCCCTGTCGGGAGCGTGTTGTATATCGCGTCGATCTCGTCGTTGAAGAAGTCCTGGACGTACGCCGACTCGCTGCTGTAGACGAGATACCGGAGCTCATCCAGGAACGGGCCACCCTGGACGAACGTATCGTGTTCCGCCAGCCAGTCGAGTTGGCCGAGCTGGTACTCGTCCGGGTCCCGGAAGGTCAGTTCGATGGACGTGTCGGGTTCGTACTGCGTCAGCTCCGCCATTCCCAGGCCGACCGGCCCGCCGCTGTCGACCTGCTGACCCGGCTGGTACTCCGTGTAGTCGTCGACGTCGCTCCAGACGTGTTCGGGCAGCAGCGGCAACTGGAGCTGGTTGAGCGCGTAGGTACCGACGACCTGGTTCATCGAGAGATGGACGTCCCAGTCGCCTGATGCCTCCTCGACGGAGTCGATCGCTTTTAGATCCGAGGTGTACTTGCCCGGCTCCTGTTCGAGCAGGTACTCGTAGGTGAAGATCACGTCGCTGACCGTGAAGTCCTCGCCGTCGCTCCAGGTCAGGCCGTCCCTGACGTTGAAATAGACGTCCGGGTTCGGGTCCTCGCCCTCGGTGTTCTCCATGGTCCAGTCGGTGTATACCCAGGGCTTCACCTCGAAGGTCGTCCAGTCCAGGAACGTGCCGTACTCCCAGATGAAGTCCATGATCGCCGTCGCGTAGGACGACGACGTGTTCAGGACGTTGACGCTCGGCGGCGAGGACGGCAGCGACATCGTCAGCGTGCCGCCCTGTGGCGGCGTGTCCGGCCCCTCCGTCGTGTCTGCAGGCCCCTCCGTGTCCGTGGTGTCCGACTGGCTGCATCCCGCGACGCCCGCTGCAACGGCCCCCGCACCGACGGTTTGCATGAACCGCCGTCTGTCGACATTGCCTTGTGATTTCTTGTCAGACATATCCCCCCATAGCGGACCCCTGGTCTTAAAATGTCGGGATACATTCGAGACAGATGTCCGCGCTTTAGGAGGATTAAACACAGATATTCACTCTAAAATGGAATGAAGTGTAACAGTATCCCACTTCTATTCGTGTTCGTTCGAAATATTAATCCTCAATTATAATTTGTGGACATCTATCCGACTGCTGCGGCCACGCCGGTCGTCGGGGGTGAGCGTATCGGCCGGCGCTACCGGCTGCGAAGCCGTGACCGGACGAATATGCCGAAATAGAGCGTCGTCATCCCGCCCATGAGTGCAAGTGACAGATACATTGTCGTCGAGATTTCCCCTCGTCCACTCCCGGCCCATCCGACGCCTAGCAGCGACCAGATGGTCGCCAGTCCGGATCCGAGGGTCAACAGGCCGGCCGCGAGCAGTTCGTCCTCGCGCCACCGGAGTGCCGCGAGCGCGCCGAGGAACACGACTGCCGTCCCGACGCCGATGACCGCCATCGTCGACGACATGCCAGTACTGTGGAGCTGTATCGTCCTCAACGTTCCTATCTCACTCCGAATCGTCCCGGCCGGTCGTCGTCATTGCGTAGCGACGCCCGTCGGAGCAGGCACATGTCGATCCCCCGCTCCGGCTATCGACGACCGGCGTTCAGTCGTTGATCCGGACGGCTTCGAGTCGCACGTCTTCTTCGGGCTCGTCACGCGGGCCGGTGTCGACGTTCTCGAGTGCTTCGAGCGTGTCCATGCCGTCGATTACCTCGCCGAAGACGGCGTGATCGCCGTCGAGATGGGGCTGGGCGTCGAACGTGATGAAGAACTGCGAGCCGTTGGTGTTGGGCCCGGAGTTGGCCATCGAGACGACGCCGGGGCCGTCGTGGCCCAGATCGCTGTCGAACTCGTCGTCGAAGGTGTAGCCCGGGCCGCCGCGACCGGTCCCCGTCGGGTCGCCCATCTGGACCATGAACCCGTCGATGATCCGGTGGATCGGCGTGTCCTGATAGAACGCATCGCCGCGGGTCTCGCCGGTTTCGGGGTCCTCCCAGGTCGGGGTTTCGGGGGCTGGTTCGGCGTCGGCCGCGGGGTCGTGTTCCGCCAGGTTGACGAAGTTCTGTACGGTGGTCGGGACGCGCTCGTCGTACAGTTCGATCTCGATGTCGCCGTGGGTCGTCTCCAGTGTCGCTGTCAGGTCTCCCATGGACGGGCCAACGAGTGGGGCATGCATAACCGTGGTGATACAGGGAACGGTGACCGTGAGGGGCTGACAGTCGGTGCGTTTCCATCACCCGCGGAAACCGACCGGTTCGGCCGACTCGGTGGCTCGGAAATCAGCGGACGATGGGTTTTACTACTGTCAATCGTGAATGTAGTCTATGAGTACGGAGCGGCCGTCAGACGAGCACAGCGCGGCGACTGATTCGAACTCGGGTGGGGCGTCCATCGAGGACGGCGTCGAGTGGTCGTTGCTGAACTGGATCGTCATTGGCGTCTTTGCCGGGCTGACGCTCGTCGGAATCGTCCTCTCGACCGGCGTCCTCGGGTGGGCCGTCGCAATCCCCACCGATGGCTCAGACCCGAATCCAGTGACGATCCCGGTGTATGTCTACCTCTATGCCGGTTTCGGGGCACTTGGGTACATCTTCACGAAGCTCATGCACAAACTGGATCGCTACACCGAGTGGAATCAGTGGGAGCACGTCGTCGAGATGGCGATGCGGATCCCGGCGGCGTGCATTCTGGCGGCGGGCGTCTACCTTCTTCTGGGGAACTTCGGCAGCGTCGAGGGCGTCGACGGTGCCCGGTTCGCCGCCGGCGTGGCCTTCCTCGTCGGCCTGTACGTCAACGTCGCGCTGAAAGCCCTGGGGAGCCTCGCGGACCGGATTCTCGGCCGCCGGCCTCGCCAGCCGCAGTGATCTAGTTCCGGACCCGGTTTAGGGCTTGACCAACACCTTGATCGCCTCGCGCTCATCCATCGCCCGGTAGCCCTCGGGCACGCCGTCGAGGTCGACCGTCTTCGTAAAGATCGGCGAGGGGTCGAGCGTCCCACCGAGGACATCCGCGAGCAATTCGTCCGCATAGGCCCGGACCGGCGCGATCCCCCCGTTCAACGAAATGTTGTCCATGAACAGTCCGAAGATGTCGAGTCCGTCGTCCTCGATCCCGTGTGGGACGCCCACGTACCCTACGGTCCCGCCAGGCCGACAGACCTCGATCGCGGTGTTCATCGCACCCGTCGATCCGACACACTCCATGACGTGGTTCGCGCCGCCGTACGTGAGCTCCTGGGCACGCTCGACGGCCTCCTCGCCGCGCGCGGCGATCGTGTCTGTCGCGCCGAACGATTCGGCGAGTGCGAGGCGGTCCTCGTGGTGGCCCATCGCGATGATCCGTTCGGCACCGAGCCGGCGGGCGGCGAGGACGCCACACAGCCCAACCGCGCCGTCGCCGACGACGATGCACGTCGAGCCGGCGTCGACGCCCGCACTGACCGCGGCGTGATGGCCCGTCCCCATGACGTCCGTCAGCGGGAGGATCGCCTGGAGCGTCTCCTCGTCGTCGGCATGGCGGTCGGGCACGCGCACGAGCGTGCCGTCGGCGTGGCGCGCTCGGACGTACTCGCCCTGTGCGCCGCCGTCCTCGCCACCCCAGAACCCGCCGTTCACACAGGAAGTGTGGAGTCCCTTCCGGCAGAACTCACACTCGCCACAGCTGGTGACGAACGGCGCGAACACCCGATCGCCGGGCGCAACCGAGCGGACTTCTTCGCCCACTTCCTCGACGATCCCCATCGGTTCGTGACCGATACGGGAAGGGACGTCGCGGTCCTCTTGCCCGCGGTACGGCCAGAGATCCGACCCGCAGATCGCGGTGTGGGTCACGCGGACGACGGCGTCGGTCGGCGCGTCGAGTGCCGGTTTCGGGACGTCTTCGATAGCGATCTCGCCTGGGCCGCGAAAGACGGCTGCGCGCATGTCCATCGCGACGGACGCGATCGTCTTAAATTCGGGACTGGCCGGTCGAGCTCACACCGTCGCGATCATGGCGACGTTACACACGACCACAACCCCCGTGACGCCGCCGAACCCTGCGAGGGCGGCGTACCCCTGCTGTTCGTCGACAAGATACCAGGTCGCAGCCAGGACCGTCAACGCAGCGAGTTTGAGTCCGACGAGGCCCACGACCCCCAGTGTTTCGAGGAGCGCGCGTGCGAGTGCGTTGCCCTCCGAAAGCCCCTGGCGAAGCCCGATCGTCGTCGTTACCACGTCGAGGATTGACGCCGTGAACACGGCTGTCCAGAGAGCCACGGACAGCGTTCTGAGCGAGAGCCACTCGACGACGTATTCGACCGATTCGATACGATAGTCAGTCGAAGCCGCCCTCTCGGACGGCGTCTGGTGCTTTCCCATCGGTGTACCCCCCGAACGGCGGATCCCAGTCCCCTGGATGATGGGTCCGCCGCTCCTCGGAAAGCAGGCTCCAGCCCCCTATTGCTGGATCTCACTCTCCCGGCTGATGGACCCTGTCCCCGTCCGGTATCTCTTCATGTCATACACCAATTATTTTATCCTTTCGGTTTCAGTCCCGAACGCTTCTCACAGCCCCGCGAGCGTGACCGTATTGAGCCCGACGACGACCAGCGTCACTATCGCAAACCCACCGAGGACGAGCCGAGCCGACTGTTCGGCCAGGTAGTGCCAGGCGATCACCAGGGCCACGAGGGCGACCAGTTTGAGTGCGCCGATCCCGGGGGTCCCGTAGGTAGTCATGAACGCCCGCGCGACCGCGTTGCCCTCGGGGAGGCCGGCGGCCGTTCCCACCATCGTCGTCACGACGTCGAGTGCGGACCCGACGAGGACGACGGTCCAGAGGACGACGTCGGCCTCGAACAGTGGACGGGGTTCCAGAAACGCCTCGAAGGTCGCCAGGCCGTCCTGGAACCACGTCGGAACGACTCGCTCGGGCAGCGTTCGGAACTCGATCATGTCCGGATGGCCGCCTTCATCGTGTGGGTCCCACTGTCGGCGGTGGTGACTGCCGGTAGTTCAGATAGAACGTTCGTCCACAGCCGTCCCGTCCGGGCCGTGGCCCCGCACGGTCACCGGCTGTGGATGACTGCGAGCGGGCGTTCCCGGTAGCGGTGGCTTCACCGCCGACGTCACCGAGACAGACGAATTCGATGCCGTCTCCGGCTTCAACGTCGGCAGTCGTGGCGGCGTACTCGTGATCTGCCAGTGGGTGACGCGTCACGGAGGCGTCCTGCAACGACGGGGCTCGATCGATACTCGTCACGGCCCCACAGTACGGACAGTGATACGTGACTTCGACCATATCTCCACCGTACGGGGCCGACGAATATAGTTGCCCGGTCGCCGAGGCTGTCAGGTGATCGATGCGAAGCGTGTTTTCTCGCACTGATTGAGGCCCGAAACCTTATGAGACGTGCCATACCAACTTTTGGCACGCAGATGTCAGCCAGTGTTGCTCCCATCGTCCTGGTGGTCGACGACGAGCCGGACGTCGCCGACGCGTACGCAGCCCAGCTGGAGGGCCAGTACACGGTTCTGACAGCCTACAGCGGCCAGGAGGCCTTGGAGACGCTCGACGAAACTGTCGATATCGTCCTGCTTGACCGCCGGATGCCGGGACTCTCTGGCGACGACGTCCTCGAACGCATTCGGGATCGCGGCCTCGATTGCCGGGTCGCCATGGTAACCGCCGTGGATCCGGACTTCGACATCATCGAGATGCCCTTCGACGCGTACATCACCAAGCCGGTCTCCCGTGACGATCTCTTCGAGACCATCGACCGCCTGTTGACGTTCCAGACCTACGAGAAGCAGTTCCAGGAACTGTACCGGGTGATGTCGAAGGTGGCGACGCTTCGGGCGAACAAGAGCGAGACCGAACTTCAGCACAACGACCCCTACCAGCGACTGCTCGACCGACGTGATCACCTGCGAGACCGCCTCGACGAGACGATGCTTTCGTTCGACGACGACGACTTTACGACCGCGTTCAAGGAATTCAACGACGCCGACTCGGAGTGACGGTGCGGGACGTTCTGTGGCGTCTGTGACCGGGTAGAACCGAAAACCCAAGTGTGCGGACGACAAAAGGTAACATATGACGCCCGTCTGGGGCTGGATCGTCGCGTACATACTCGGGTTTTTGCTCTTTCAGTTGCTCATCTACTGGTATCTCGGCGAAGACGGCACGTCGATCGAACGGACGACACCGGACAGTACCGAACAGGAACGCGGACCGCGCCCGTCGATCGAGACACGGGATACCGACGAGGGGGATGTCGGTGAGACGGTTCGCTGTCGGCACTGCGGGGCGGCAAACGAGTTCCATCCGAGTTACCGCTTCTGTCGGGTGTGCGCAAGGGAATACCGCTAGGTGGCCGTTTCTCGCGTCATGAGCCGGGCGACCGCCGCTATCACTCTTGAGAACCATGAAGAAACATCTATGTGCTGACGGTGTCTTTTTCATGTATGCGTCTGGCAAGTGGCGTGCCGGGATTTGACGAACTCGTCGAGGGGGGACTGTTGCCGAACCGGCTCTACGTCGTGAGTGGGCCGCCGGGCAGCGGGAAGACGACCTTTTCATCGATGTTCATCACCCAGGGTGCCAAAGAGGGGGATACCTGTCTGTACGTGACGATGCACGAGACGAAGTCCGAACTGAGCAAGGACATGGCCGGCTTCGAGTTCGGGTTCGACCGGGCCATGCAGTCGAATACGGTCCAGTTCCTGAATCTCGTGACCGAGAGTGGCAAACGGACGATCTCGCAGTTCGGGAGCGACGGCGGGCTGACCAACCGGCTGGTGGCCTACATCGAGGCCAACGACATCGACCGGGCGGTCATCGACTCGACGATGCTGCTGCAGCACTTTTTCACCGACGTCTCCGAGGAGATCACGGGCTTTCTATCGGCGCTGAAACAGACCGACGCCACCATCGTCCTGATCTCGGAGATGACTGACCCCAGCGCGTACTCGGACGAACACTATCTGGCGCACGGCGTCATCTTCTTCCACAATTTTCTGGATTCGGGGAGCATGACGCGGGGGGTCCAGGTGATCAAGATGCGCGGGACCGCCATCGACTGTGACATCCGCGAGATCGCGTTCTCGTCGGAGGGCCTGCGGGTGTTCCCTGATAGCAAGGTTCAGACGTAACATGTACGAACGCACGTACGGCACCGACTGGGAGACGCTCGGGAAGGACGAGGCTGCCGAGCGGGCGTTCGCCCTCGGCGTGGCGGCCGAGATCGGCGCGGGAAATCCCGAGGAATACGAGCGAGTCCTGCAAGCGGGGGGGACGTCCTACGATCGGAGCCTCATCGAACTCGCCTATCAGGAGGGCAAACGGAAGGCGGCCGGTCGACGTGGCGACGTCGAGGAATCGACCACGGTCTGGGCGGAACTCGTCGAACCGGACGGCGACAAGACGACCGTCGACCCCGAGGACGAACCGGAGCGCCGCGATTCGCTCCCGCCGGCACTGGATTCTATCGAGATGCTCGAACAGCGACTCGAAGACGGGCTCGAACGCGAGGAGCTGCCCGACTTTCTTCGGAAGTAACCTCGACCTCGGTCAGTGCCGCCGGCGTTTTTCTATCGCTGTCGCCGGAATCCCCGTCCAGCCACGGCTCTCACATCCCCCTTCACAGGGGAAACCACCCGTCAGGTCCCGGACGACGGGCGGCTGTGGCGGGCATCGACGGGCCGAGTTTCCCCGTCCGCGTCGGTGGACGGATTACCACTCGTCGTTCGTTCGGTGGCGATAGATCACTGCCCCGACGGCCAGCAGGATCGCCATCAGGCCGACGGCGACCCAGAGCAGCGTCGGACCCG contains:
- a CDS encoding zinc-dependent alcohol dehydrogenase family protein; amino-acid sequence: MRAAVFRGPGEIAIEDVPKPALDAPTDAVVRVTHTAICGSDLWPYRGQEDRDVPSRIGHEPMGIVEEVGEEVRSVAPGDRVFAPFVTSCGECEFCRKGLHTSCVNGGFWGGEDGGAQGEYVRARHADGTLVRVPDRHADDEETLQAILPLTDVMGTGHHAAVSAGVDAGSTCIVVGDGAVGLCGVLAARRLGAERIIAMGHHEDRLALAESFGATDTIAARGEEAVERAQELTYGGANHVMECVGSTGAMNTAIEVCRPGGTVGYVGVPHGIEDDGLDIFGLFMDNISLNGGIAPVRAYADELLADVLGGTLDPSPIFTKTVDLDGVPEGYRAMDEREAIKVLVKP
- a CDS encoding DUF5658 family protein gives rise to the protein MGKHQTPSERAASTDYRIESVEYVVEWLSLRTLSVALWTAVFTASILDVVTTTIGLRQGLSEGNALARALLETLGVVGLVGLKLAALTVLAATWYLVDEQQGYAALAGFGGVTGVVVVCNVAMIATV
- a CDS encoding DUF5658 family protein, with protein sequence MIEFRTLPERVVPTWFQDGLATFEAFLEPRPLFEADVVLWTVVLVGSALDVVTTMVGTAAGLPEGNAVARAFMTTYGTPGIGALKLVALVALVIAWHYLAEQSARLVLGGFAIVTLVVVGLNTVTLAGL
- a CDS encoding response regulator, with product MSASVAPIVLVVDDEPDVADAYAAQLEGQYTVLTAYSGQEALETLDETVDIVLLDRRMPGLSGDDVLERIRDRGLDCRVAMVTAVDPDFDIIEMPFDAYITKPVSRDDLFETIDRLLTFQTYEKQFQELYRVMSKVATLRANKSETELQHNDPYQRLLDRRDHLRDRLDETMLSFDDDDFTTAFKEFNDADSE
- a CDS encoding DUF7577 domain-containing protein, with protein sequence MTPVWGWIVAYILGFLLFQLLIYWYLGEDGTSIERTTPDSTEQERGPRPSIETRDTDEGDVGETVRCRHCGAANEFHPSYRFCRVCAREYR
- a CDS encoding RAD55 family ATPase; this translates as MRLASGVPGFDELVEGGLLPNRLYVVSGPPGSGKTTFSSMFITQGAKEGDTCLYVTMHETKSELSKDMAGFEFGFDRAMQSNTVQFLNLVTESGKRTISQFGSDGGLTNRLVAYIEANDIDRAVIDSTMLLQHFFTDVSEEITGFLSALKQTDATIVLISEMTDPSAYSDEHYLAHGVIFFHNFLDSGSMTRGVQVIKMRGTAIDCDIREIAFSSEGLRVFPDSKVQT